In the genome of Streptomyces violaceoruber, the window CCGTCGATACCCCACTGCGGATAGCGGTCCGAGGCCCCGACGCTCCAGCCGAACACCGTCGTGTAGAAGTCGGCGGCCCGGCCGGGCTCCCGGGTCAGCAGCTCCACCCAGCCCAGCGAGCCGGGCGCGTTGAACAGTCCGGCCCCGGGGAACGAACGTCCCTGCCACAGCTGGAACACCGCCCCGGTCGGATCGGCGGCCACCGCGAACCGGCCCGCGTCGAAGACGTCCGCAGGCCCCTGGAGGGCCACCCCGCCGGCCGCCGTCACCTGCCGTGCGGCCGCGTCCGCGTCGCGCACGGCGAACGAGACGTTCCACGCGACCGGCTGGCCCTGCTGGTACAGCGGAGTCAGGGCGGCCACCGGCGCGTCGTCGATCCGGGCGATCGTGTAGCCGCCCGCCCGCTGCCGCGGGTCCGTCTCGGGGCGCCAGCCGAACAGCTTGGTGTAGAACCGCTTGGCCGCCTCCAGGTCGGTGGTCCCCAGCTCCGCCCAGCAGGGGCCGCCGGTCACCGGTTCGTGGAGCTTCATCGTGCTGGCGTCCTTCCGCCGGGGCCGCAGACCGTCCGTCCCCCTCCAGCACGCTAAGGCCGGGCCGGGGCCGCGGCCATCCGGCACGTGAGCACCCCGGTCGCGGTGCCCGTCCGCCCGCTCAGATCCCCGGCCGGTAGCGCAGCGGATGCTCCGCGGGCACCTCCACCAGCACGATCCGGGTGCCGTCCGGGTCCGCGATCCACATCTCCACCAGCCCCCACGGCTCCTTGACGGGCGGTCGCACGATCTCGACGCCCTTGGCGCCCAGTTCCTCGTGGGCCGCCGCCGCGTCCTCGACCTGGATCCACAGGGCCAGCCCGGGGGTGAGGGGAGTGTCGGAGCGTCCGGAGACCTCCAGGAAGCCGTTGCCGAGGAAGTAGACGGTGCCCCGCTCCGGACCCGTGCCGAACTCCCGGTGAACGGCGAGGCCGAGCTGTTCGCCGTAGAAGGCGCGGGAGCGGTCGGGATCGGTGGGGCGGAGCAGGGTCCGGCTGCTGAGTACGTGCACCATGCGTCCCGACCCTAGTGGCGCCCTTCGACGGCGTTACGCTCATCGGTGCCCGCGCCGCGCCCAGAACGAACCGGAGACGCCCCATGGACACCGCCGCCAGCCCACTGACCTACCGCGACGCCACCGACG includes:
- a CDS encoding VOC family protein, whose protein sequence is MKLHEPVTGGPCWAELGTTDLEAAKRFYTKLFGWRPETDPRQRAGGYTIARIDDAPVAALTPLYQQGQPVAWNVSFAVRDADAAARQVTAAGGVALQGPADVFDAGRFAVAADPTGAVFQLWQGRSFPGAGLFNAPGSLGWVELLTREPGRAADFYTTVFGWSVGASDRYPQWGIDGADFGGMVTMDDKFPHEVPAHWLPYFAVADVNTVAVDTTDGGGTVLMEPTSVPDGPRIAVLRDPQGAMFGVYRAGDER
- a CDS encoding VOC family protein, whose amino-acid sequence is MVHVLSSRTLLRPTDPDRSRAFYGEQLGLAVHREFGTGPERGTVYFLGNGFLEVSGRSDTPLTPGLALWIQVEDAAAAHEELGAKGVEIVRPPVKEPWGLVEMWIADPDGTRIVLVEVPAEHPLRYRPGI